The following coding sequences lie in one Pseudomonas monsensis genomic window:
- a CDS encoding Gfo/Idh/MocA family protein → MQPIRLGLVGYGKIAQDQHVPAINANPGFQLVSVATQGQPCPGVENFHTLSELLEHGPQVDAIAFCTPPQGRFALVQQALAAGKHVLVEKPPCATLGEALALVDQAAAMGVSALFAWHSRYAPGIEAARDWLASRTLQSVQIDWKEDVRKWHPGQTWIWQPGGLGVFDPGINALSIVTHLLPHPLFVESAELRVPDNCQSPIAASVKMADARQLDVRAEFDFDHGHDELWSIEIRCAEGVLRLDNGGALLSIDGVRQTVSEEGEYAAVYRHFQQLIADKASDVDVQPLRLVADSFFVGSRVAVEAFYDS, encoded by the coding sequence ATGCAACCAATCCGTCTCGGTCTGGTGGGCTACGGCAAGATTGCCCAGGATCAGCACGTCCCGGCGATCAACGCCAACCCCGGATTCCAGCTGGTGTCTGTCGCCACGCAGGGCCAGCCGTGCCCTGGTGTGGAGAATTTTCATACCTTGAGCGAGTTGCTGGAACACGGCCCGCAGGTCGATGCCATCGCGTTCTGCACCCCGCCCCAAGGGCGCTTCGCGTTGGTGCAACAGGCGCTCGCCGCCGGCAAACATGTGCTGGTGGAAAAGCCGCCCTGCGCCACGTTGGGCGAGGCCCTGGCGCTGGTCGATCAAGCTGCGGCGATGGGCGTCAGTGCCTTGTTCGCCTGGCATTCGCGCTATGCGCCCGGCATTGAAGCGGCCCGCGACTGGCTGGCCTCGCGCACCCTGCAAAGCGTGCAGATCGACTGGAAGGAAGACGTGCGCAAGTGGCATCCCGGCCAGACGTGGATCTGGCAACCCGGCGGCCTCGGCGTATTCGATCCGGGTATCAATGCCCTGTCGATCGTGACGCACTTGTTGCCGCACCCATTGTTCGTTGAATCTGCCGAGCTGCGCGTGCCGGACAACTGCCAGTCGCCGATTGCCGCGTCGGTCAAAATGGCAGACGCACGGCAACTCGACGTGCGCGCGGAATTCGATTTCGACCACGGTCACGATGAGTTGTGGAGCATCGAGATTCGCTGTGCCGAAGGCGTTCTGCGCTTGGACAACGGTGGTGCACTGTTGAGCATCGACGGCGTGCGCCAGACCGTGTCGGAAGAGGGTGAGTATGCGGCGGTGTATCGGCATTTCCAGCAGTTGATTGCTGATAAGGCCAGTGATGTGGATGTGCAGCCATTGCGGCTGGTGGCGGACAGTTTCTTTGTGGGGAGTCGGGTGGCGGTCGAGGCGTTTTACGACTCCTGA
- a CDS encoding alkaline phosphatase D family protein, with protein sequence MKINLPTVGPIVGFTDPNQTRLFLRGELERDAHGLRRAFGVVRWRKLGGQKWSDPLFNKLSPNFDMTGVFAISSLTPSTVYEYQAGWFFADAELEKIEQINANLLEWPTPDADFTMSFKTSTTSTTGSRSYVVGSCRYLLRLFGGLWYDDRGDKVFRSVLEQIDKKKPVDALLMIGDQIYADDLNFVAPDTRLDQFLERYRTVFSQTYIQQLMARVPTYMILDDHEIEDNWPANADKQDRVTLYPHAIHAYQIYQSSHSPLFSADGAGRIEGTLSHFWYSFVDGCSEWFVMDSRTERDLSATPPTMVSETQLKALLDWLGNGSQLVKFVVTSVPLFPDLLNDAGDKWGAFAEQRRLIIEHIRNNKISKVIFVSGDVHCSFVSKLTLDSDPSFSVHSVVSSSFFWPYPHMSKTEFAFDTQLTGIPGGNFVTRLLSDVYSDDNFARLESSLKGVDVNFFERKGGSLGPATKIKF encoded by the coding sequence ATGAAAATCAACCTGCCCACCGTGGGGCCTATCGTCGGATTCACCGACCCCAATCAGACACGTTTGTTTCTGCGTGGCGAACTCGAGCGGGACGCGCACGGTCTGCGGCGCGCTTTCGGCGTTGTACGCTGGCGCAAGCTCGGCGGCCAGAAATGGTCGGATCCGCTCTTCAACAAACTGTCGCCGAACTTCGACATGACCGGTGTGTTCGCCATCTCCAGCCTGACCCCGTCGACCGTTTACGAGTATCAGGCGGGCTGGTTTTTTGCCGATGCCGAACTGGAAAAAATTGAACAGATCAACGCAAACCTGCTGGAGTGGCCGACACCGGACGCTGACTTCACCATGTCATTCAAAACCAGCACCACCAGCACCACGGGGTCGCGAAGCTATGTGGTCGGCTCGTGTCGCTACCTGCTGCGCCTGTTTGGCGGTCTCTGGTATGACGACCGGGGCGACAAGGTCTTTCGCTCTGTACTCGAACAGATTGACAAGAAAAAACCCGTCGACGCGCTGCTGATGATTGGCGACCAGATCTACGCCGATGACCTCAACTTCGTTGCCCCCGATACCCGCCTCGATCAGTTTCTGGAGCGCTATCGCACGGTGTTTTCACAGACCTACATCCAGCAATTGATGGCTCGCGTGCCGACGTACATGATTCTGGACGACCATGAAATCGAAGATAACTGGCCAGCCAATGCCGACAAGCAGGATCGCGTGACGCTCTATCCCCATGCCATCCACGCCTATCAAATCTACCAGAGCAGCCACAGCCCGCTCTTTAGCGCGGACGGCGCAGGCCGTATCGAAGGCACCCTTTCACACTTCTGGTACAGCTTCGTCGATGGCTGCTCGGAGTGGTTCGTCATGGACTCACGCACAGAGCGAGACTTGTCCGCAACGCCTCCAACCATGGTCAGCGAGACGCAACTCAAGGCGCTCCTGGACTGGCTGGGCAACGGTAGCCAATTGGTGAAGTTCGTCGTGACTTCAGTCCCGTTGTTTCCTGATCTGTTGAATGATGCCGGCGATAAATGGGGCGCGTTTGCCGAACAGCGTCGCTTGATCATCGAACACATCCGCAACAATAAGATCAGCAAGGTGATCTTCGTTTCCGGCGACGTGCATTGCTCTTTCGTCAGCAAGCTGACCCTGGACAGCGATCCGAGCTTCAGTGTCCACAGCGTGGTTTCATCGTCGTTCTTCTGGCCGTACCCGCACATGAGTAAAACCGAATTCGCCTTCGACACCCAGCTTACCGGGATACCGGGCGGCAACTTTGTCACGCGGTTGCTCTCGGATGTGTACTCCGACGATAACTTCGCCAGGCTGGAAAGCAGTCTTAAAGGGGTCGACGTAAACTTTTTCGAACGCAAGGGGGGATCCCTGGGACCGGCAACGAAAATCAAGTTCTAG
- a CDS encoding APC family permease — protein MSGQGKFKKQLSLIDLTFIGLGAIFGSGWLFAASHVSAIAGPAGIFSWLLGGFAVLLLGIVYCELGAALPRAGGVVRYPVYSHGPLLGYLMGFITLIAFSSLVAIEVVASRQYAAAWFPGLTKAGSGDPTILGWLVQFALLCVFFLLNYRSVKTFAKANNLVSVFKFIVPLLVIGVLFTFFKPENFQIQGFAPFGLSGIEMAVSAGGVIFAYLGLTPIISVASEVKNPQRTIPIALILSVLLSTAIYVLLQTAFLGGIPTEMLADGWAGINKAFALPYRDIALALGVGWLAYLVVADAVISPSGCGNIYMNATPRVIYGWAQTGTFFKVFTHIDEKSGIPRPALWLTFALSVFWTLPFPSWEALINVVSAALVLSYAVAPVSVAALRRSAPDLPRPFRVKCMGVLGPVSFIIAALIVYWSGWNTVSWLLGLQILMFVVYLLCARFVPTAHLSLSRQVRSSAWLIAFYAVTIVLSKLGTFGGLGILAHPFDTLVVAACATGIYYWGAATGVPAHLLRLEADDEESEVADTASTVHARPAGAY, from the coding sequence ATGTCAGGCCAAGGCAAGTTCAAAAAACAGCTTTCATTGATCGACCTCACATTTATCGGGCTCGGTGCGATCTTCGGTTCCGGCTGGTTGTTCGCGGCCAGTCATGTGTCGGCCATTGCCGGCCCGGCGGGGATTTTTTCCTGGCTGCTGGGCGGGTTCGCCGTGTTGTTGCTGGGTATCGTTTACTGCGAACTGGGCGCGGCATTACCCCGAGCCGGCGGTGTGGTGCGCTACCCGGTTTACTCCCACGGGCCACTGCTCGGTTACCTGATGGGTTTCATCACCCTGATCGCGTTTTCCAGTCTGGTGGCGATTGAAGTGGTTGCCTCGCGCCAATACGCCGCGGCGTGGTTTCCCGGCCTGACCAAAGCGGGCAGCGGCGATCCGACGATCCTCGGCTGGCTGGTGCAGTTCGCCCTGCTCTGCGTATTTTTCCTGCTCAACTACCGCAGCGTGAAGACCTTCGCCAAGGCCAACAACCTGGTCAGCGTGTTCAAGTTCATCGTGCCGCTGCTGGTGATCGGGGTGCTGTTCACCTTCTTCAAACCGGAGAACTTTCAGATTCAGGGTTTCGCGCCGTTCGGCCTGTCGGGCATCGAGATGGCGGTGTCGGCAGGCGGGGTGATCTTTGCTTACCTGGGCCTGACACCGATCATCTCGGTGGCCAGCGAAGTGAAGAATCCCCAACGCACCATTCCGATTGCGCTGATCCTCTCGGTGCTGTTGTCGACCGCCATTTACGTATTGCTGCAAACCGCGTTCCTCGGCGGCATTCCAACGGAAATGCTCGCCGACGGCTGGGCCGGCATCAACAAGGCATTCGCCCTGCCATACCGCGACATCGCCCTGGCACTGGGGGTGGGCTGGCTGGCGTATCTGGTGGTGGCCGACGCGGTGATCTCGCCGAGCGGTTGCGGCAACATTTATATGAACGCTACCCCGCGCGTGATCTACGGCTGGGCGCAGACCGGCACCTTCTTCAAGGTTTTTACCCACATCGACGAGAAGTCCGGCATCCCGCGTCCGGCGCTGTGGCTGACCTTCGCCCTGTCGGTGTTCTGGACCCTGCCGTTCCCGTCGTGGGAAGCGCTGATCAACGTGGTTTCCGCTGCCCTGGTGTTGAGCTACGCCGTGGCCCCGGTGTCGGTCGCCGCGTTGCGCCGCAGCGCGCCGGACCTGCCGCGTCCCTTCCGGGTCAAGTGCATGGGCGTGCTCGGGCCGGTGTCGTTCATCATCGCCGCGCTGATCGTCTACTGGTCCGGCTGGAACACCGTGTCGTGGCTGCTCGGCCTGCAGATTCTGATGTTCGTCGTCTACTTGCTGTGCGCTCGTTTCGTGCCAACCGCGCACCTGAGCCTGAGCCGTCAGGTGCGCTCGTCGGCGTGGCTGATCGCCTTCTACGCGGTGACCATCGTGCTGTCGAAACTCGGCACCTTCGGCGGCCTGGGCATCCTCGCCCACCCTTTCGACACCCTCGTCGTCGCCGCTTGCGCCACCGGCATTTACTACTGGGGCGCCGCCACCGGCGTACCGGCGCACCTGCTGCGCCTTGAAGCGGACGACGAGGAAAGTGAAGTCGCCGACACCGCTTCCACCGTGCATGCGCGCCCTGCCGGCGCCTACTGA
- a CDS encoding NAD(P)/FAD-dependent oxidoreductase yields the protein MPNNVSHDIAVVGAGIIGVACALRLARQGQRVVVIDQQEPGHGASFGNAGHLATEQVFPIADVSILKRLPAMLMDPMGPLRLDWKYLPRALPWFTRLLLNLRPEPFRRTVAGLRALNESSLDAWQRLLTEIERPDLLKVDGSLLVFERGESRQAIEALQARLRQQQVPVDFWHAGAIRDAAPQLSEQIQGGLFFPRTGHFIDPYRVVGELVEAAKACGVSFVKQQVQGGAVLEHGVSLATASGSLSARRVLIACGAHSAKLTAALTGRTVPLDTERGYHLMLPTEHNRLPFAVTSLERKFIMTPMSEGLRLAGTVEFAGLERPPSMARAWQLHRLSQGLFRKDLSAEAATPWMGFRPSLPDSLPVIDQVCDGKVLLAFGHQHLGLTQAAVTAEMVVEMALSTALNQVNDLPALSPYRLARF from the coding sequence ATGCCGAATAACGTCTCCCATGACATCGCCGTGGTCGGCGCCGGCATCATTGGCGTCGCCTGCGCCCTGCGTCTGGCGCGCCAGGGCCAGCGCGTGGTGGTCATCGACCAACAGGAACCCGGTCACGGTGCCTCGTTCGGCAATGCCGGGCATCTGGCCACCGAGCAGGTGTTTCCGATTGCCGATGTGTCGATCCTCAAACGCTTGCCGGCCATGTTGATGGACCCGATGGGGCCGCTGCGGCTGGACTGGAAATACCTGCCGCGTGCGCTGCCGTGGTTCACGCGACTGCTGCTGAATCTGCGCCCGGAGCCGTTTCGGCGAACCGTCGCTGGATTGCGCGCGCTCAATGAGTCCAGCCTCGATGCCTGGCAACGCTTGCTCACGGAGATCGAGCGCCCCGACCTGCTGAAAGTCGACGGTTCCTTGCTGGTGTTCGAACGAGGTGAATCACGCCAGGCCATCGAAGCGCTTCAGGCGCGCCTGCGTCAGCAGCAAGTGCCGGTGGATTTCTGGCACGCCGGCGCGATCCGGGACGCGGCGCCGCAGCTTAGCGAACAGATTCAGGGCGGTTTATTCTTCCCGCGCACCGGCCACTTTATCGATCCGTATCGGGTGGTGGGCGAACTGGTCGAAGCAGCGAAAGCCTGCGGCGTGAGTTTCGTCAAACAACAGGTACAGGGCGGCGCTGTGCTGGAACACGGTGTATCGCTGGCCACCGCATCGGGTAGCCTGAGCGCGCGCCGCGTATTGATTGCCTGCGGTGCACACTCGGCGAAACTCACCGCCGCGTTGACAGGCAGGACAGTGCCACTGGACACCGAGCGCGGCTACCACCTGATGCTGCCGACGGAGCACAATCGACTGCCCTTCGCGGTCACCTCGCTGGAACGCAAGTTCATCATGACGCCGATGTCCGAAGGCTTGCGGCTGGCCGGCACCGTCGAGTTCGCCGGCCTGGAACGCCCGCCGAGCATGGCCCGTGCGTGGCAGTTGCATCGCTTGAGTCAGGGCTTGTTTCGCAAGGATCTGAGCGCTGAAGCCGCCACGCCGTGGATGGGCTTTCGGCCGTCGTTGCCGGATTCGCTGCCGGTAATTGACCAGGTCTGCGATGGCAAAGTGTTGCTTGCGTTCGGGCATCAGCATTTGGGGCTGACGCAGGCGGCGGTGACGGCGGAGATGGTCGTCGAGATGGCGTTATCGACAGCGCTGAATCAGGTGAATGATTTACCCGCCCTCTCGCCCTACAGGCTTGCGCGTTTCTGA
- a CDS encoding 4-hydroxyproline epimerase, translated as MKRIHVIDSHTGGEPTRLVMHGFPALSGDTMVEKREALRTQHDGWRRACLLEPRGNDVLVGALYCEPVSADATCGVIFFNNAGYLGMCGHGTIGLINSLQFLGHIKPGVHKIDTPVGPVSATLHDDGNVTLGNVHAYRYRKQVSVDVPGFGRVCGDIAYGGNWFFLVSEHGQPLSMDNVEHLTAYTWAMLKALEEQGIHGEDGALIDHIELFADDAHADSRNFVMCPGKAYDRSPCGTGTSAKLACLAADDKLQPGARWVQASITGSQFEGRFEWEGERIRPFITGRAFITADSTLLIDEQDPFAWGI; from the coding sequence ATGAAACGCATACACGTCATTGATTCCCACACCGGCGGTGAGCCCACGCGCCTGGTGATGCACGGTTTTCCCGCCCTGTCCGGCGACACCATGGTGGAGAAACGCGAGGCTCTGCGCACTCAGCACGATGGCTGGCGCCGCGCCTGCCTGCTCGAACCGCGCGGCAACGACGTGCTGGTCGGCGCACTGTATTGCGAGCCGGTGTCGGCGGACGCCACGTGCGGGGTGATTTTCTTCAACAACGCCGGTTACCTCGGCATGTGCGGCCACGGCACCATCGGCCTGATCAACTCGTTGCAGTTTCTGGGGCACATCAAGCCTGGCGTGCACAAGATCGACACACCGGTCGGTCCGGTCAGCGCCACGTTGCATGACGACGGCAACGTGACCCTGGGCAACGTGCACGCCTACCGCTACCGCAAACAGGTATCGGTGGACGTGCCCGGTTTCGGCCGCGTGTGCGGTGATATTGCCTATGGCGGCAACTGGTTCTTCCTCGTCTCCGAGCACGGCCAGCCCCTGAGCATGGACAACGTCGAGCACCTCACCGCCTACACCTGGGCGATGCTCAAAGCCCTCGAAGAACAAGGCATTCACGGCGAAGACGGTGCGCTCATCGACCACATCGAACTGTTCGCTGACGATGCCCACGCCGACAGCCGCAACTTTGTCATGTGCCCGGGCAAGGCCTACGACCGCTCGCCCTGCGGCACCGGCACCAGCGCCAAACTCGCCTGCCTGGCCGCCGACGACAAGCTGCAACCCGGCGCGCGCTGGGTGCAGGCCAGCATCACCGGCAGCCAGTTCGAAGGCCGCTTCGAATGGGAAGGCGAACGCATCCGCCCGTTCATCACCGGCCGCGCTTTTATAACCGCTGACAGCACCCTGCTGATCGACGAACAAGACCCGTTCGCGTGGGGCATCTGA
- a CDS encoding dihydrodipicolinate synthase family protein, protein MSDNIFTGCMPALMTPCTAQRKPDFDKLVAKGRELIDIGMSAVVYCGSMGDWPLLTEAERQEGVARLVAAGIPTIVGTGAVNTREAVSHAAHAANVGAQGLMVIPRVLSRGASAAAQKAHFAAILQAAPNLPAVIYNSPYYGFATRAELFFELRREYPNLIGFKEFGGGADLRYAAENITSKDDDVTLMVGVDTQVVHGFVNCNATGAITGIGNALPREVLQLVALSKQAAKGDAKARRQARELESALAVLSSFDEGCDLVLYYKHLMVLNGDKEYTLHFNETDTLSDAQRRYAENQYSLFRHWYENWSAEQHFA, encoded by the coding sequence ATGAGCGACAACATCTTCACCGGTTGCATGCCGGCCCTGATGACCCCGTGCACCGCCCAGCGCAAACCGGACTTCGACAAGCTGGTGGCCAAGGGTCGCGAGCTGATCGATATCGGCATGAGCGCCGTGGTCTATTGCGGTTCGATGGGCGACTGGCCGCTGCTCACCGAAGCCGAGCGTCAGGAGGGCGTGGCACGCCTGGTCGCAGCAGGAATTCCGACCATCGTCGGCACCGGTGCGGTGAACACTCGCGAAGCGGTGTCCCACGCAGCCCACGCGGCGAACGTCGGCGCACAAGGCTTGATGGTGATTCCGCGGGTGCTGTCCCGTGGTGCTTCGGCCGCGGCGCAAAAAGCCCACTTCGCGGCAATCCTGCAAGCTGCGCCAAACCTGCCGGCGGTGATCTACAACAGCCCTTACTACGGCTTCGCCACCCGCGCCGAGCTGTTCTTCGAACTGCGCCGCGAGTACCCGAACCTGATCGGCTTCAAAGAGTTCGGCGGCGGCGCCGACCTGCGGTATGCCGCCGAAAACATCACCTCCAAGGATGACGACGTAACCCTGATGGTCGGTGTCGACACCCAGGTGGTGCACGGTTTCGTCAACTGCAACGCCACCGGCGCGATCACCGGTATCGGCAACGCCTTGCCCCGTGAAGTGCTGCAACTGGTCGCCCTGAGCAAGCAAGCGGCCAAGGGTGACGCCAAGGCGCGGCGCCAGGCACGCGAGCTGGAATCGGCACTGGCGGTGCTGTCCTCGTTCGACGAGGGCTGCGATCTGGTGCTGTATTACAAACACCTGATGGTGCTCAACGGTGACAAGGAATACACCCTGCACTTTAACGAGACCGACACGTTGAGCGACGCCCAACGGCGTTACGCGGAAAACCAGTATTCGCTGTTCCGCCACTGGTACGAGAACTGGTCGGCCGAGCAGCACTTCGCCTGA
- a CDS encoding aldehyde dehydrogenase (NADP(+)) has product MTLTGHMLIGQHTVAGNRDAIRGLDPATDTALEPAYFGGSAEHVEQACALAWAALDRYRETTLSARGEFLERIAEEIEDLGDELIDRAASETGLPRARLLGERGRTCQQLRMFARTVRAGEWLDVRVDPAQPQRQPLPRSDLRQRQIPLGPVAVFGASNFPLAFSVAGGDTASALAAGCPVIVKAHGAHPGTSELVGRAVTRAVKACDVPEGVFSLVYGSGRELGIALVSDRRIKAVGFTGSRSGGLTLIQAAQARPEPIPVYAEMSSINPVLLFPAALHQRTQALAEGFVASLTLGAGQFCTNPGLVIARQGPALDAFVGRVAERLQLSPAQTMLTPDICSAYKAGVNALAQNSRARIAASGQIAGGPNACQAHVFATDAADFLTDHSLQAEVFGAASLIVQCASDAEIRRVIEHLEGQLTTTLQLDDDDLELARSLLPTLERKAGRLLVNGWPTGVEVCDAMVHGGPFPATSDARTTSVGSAAILRFLRPVCYQDFPDSLLPSALKQANPLHLRRLFDGQREASIYAE; this is encoded by the coding sequence ATGACTCTGACGGGCCACATGTTGATCGGGCAACACACCGTCGCGGGCAATCGCGACGCCATTCGCGGCCTCGACCCGGCCACCGATACCGCGCTGGAACCGGCATATTTCGGCGGTTCAGCCGAGCATGTCGAACAGGCTTGCGCACTGGCCTGGGCCGCTCTGGACCGTTATCGCGAGACGACCCTGAGTGCCCGTGGCGAATTTCTTGAGCGCATCGCCGAGGAAATCGAAGACCTGGGCGATGAACTGATCGACCGCGCCGCCAGCGAAACCGGTCTGCCGCGTGCACGGTTGCTGGGCGAACGCGGTCGCACCTGTCAGCAGTTGCGGATGTTCGCCCGCACCGTACGTGCCGGTGAATGGCTCGATGTGCGGGTCGATCCGGCTCAGCCGCAGCGTCAACCGTTGCCGCGTTCGGACCTGCGCCAGCGCCAGATCCCGTTGGGACCGGTGGCGGTGTTCGGCGCGAGCAACTTCCCGCTGGCATTCTCGGTAGCCGGCGGGGATACAGCATCGGCGCTGGCGGCCGGTTGCCCGGTAATTGTCAAGGCGCACGGCGCGCATCCCGGCACCAGCGAACTGGTTGGCCGCGCCGTGACTCGGGCGGTTAAAGCCTGTGATGTGCCCGAAGGCGTGTTTTCGTTGGTATACGGCTCCGGTCGCGAATTGGGCATTGCGCTGGTCAGTGATCGACGAATCAAAGCGGTCGGCTTCACCGGTTCGCGCAGCGGCGGTCTGACCTTGATTCAGGCCGCGCAGGCACGGCCCGAGCCGATTCCGGTGTATGCGGAAATGAGTTCGATCAACCCGGTGCTGCTGTTTCCGGCGGCCTTGCACCAACGCACGCAGGCCTTGGCCGAAGGCTTTGTCGCCTCGCTGACCCTGGGTGCCGGACAGTTCTGCACCAACCCCGGGCTGGTGATTGCGCGCCAGGGGCCGGCGCTGGATGCCTTCGTTGGCCGCGTTGCCGAGCGCCTTCAGCTCAGCCCGGCACAGACCATGCTCACGCCGGACATCTGCAGTGCTTACAAGGCTGGCGTGAATGCACTGGCGCAAAACAGTCGCGCCCGGATCGCCGCCAGCGGTCAGATCGCCGGTGGCCCGAACGCGTGTCAGGCCCATGTATTTGCCACCGATGCTGCCGATTTCCTCACCGATCACAGTCTGCAAGCGGAAGTGTTCGGCGCGGCGTCGTTGATTGTGCAGTGCGCCAGTGACGCTGAAATTCGCCGGGTGATCGAGCATCTGGAAGGCCAATTGACAACGACTCTGCAGCTGGATGACGACGACCTTGAACTCGCCCGTTCACTGCTGCCGACCCTGGAACGCAAGGCCGGCCGCCTGCTGGTCAACGGCTGGCCGACCGGCGTGGAAGTCTGCGATGCGATGGTGCATGGCGGCCCGTTTCCGGCCACCTCCGACGCGCGCACAACCTCGGTGGGCAGCGCGGCAATCCTGCGTTTCCTGCGTCCGGTGTGTTACCAGGACTTCCCCGACAGCCTGTTGCCGAGCGCATTGAAACAGGCCAATCCGCTGCATCTGCGTCGGCTGTTCGATGGCCAAAGGGAAGCGTCAATCTATGCCGAATAA